In Drosophila santomea strain STO CAGO 1482 chromosome 2L, Prin_Dsan_1.1, whole genome shotgun sequence, a single window of DNA contains:
- the LOC120446412 gene encoding uncharacterized protein LOC120446412 isoform X8, which translates to MNKVELKHKNKDQGPCARVRKIRPINMGGNVEQRPWTPTVRIGRIAAETTNPGPATVQLPTLIGSKVPDSKKKAAPSYSFGHKLGGKYDTSGPGPAQYNVTGMRAKGRDYPRAATLQSRPKELTRFSNPGPGEYDVVPAAKAVIDATPKYTFGQRPVALKTFQIPAPGAYCPEKVKLNKTPEFSFGIKHHEQRPDYTPAPGTYKPEQVVLEHMPAYSFGLKTKHVQVSDTPAPGAYSPEKSRLHSTPAYSIAGKASHDVVDCTPAPGAYEPEKCVLGRTPAFSFGHRAELAKSSDTPAPGTYNPEKVRMDHTPAFTLSGRPETRSVSETPAPGSYAPEKYRNDRTPAFTFGGKHEQRLESSTPAPGDYCPEKVRHDHNPAFSFAGRHDLHKPSDTPAPGAYDTDKVRQDHNPAFSFAGRHDLHKPSETPAPGAYSPEKVRQDHTPAFSMAGKYTQKVSSDSPAPGDYCPEKVRLDHTPAYSFGVKSDPKVENSTPAPGDYHPEKVRQDHNPAFSFAGRHELQKPDHTPAPGAYFPEKVRLDHNPAFSMAGKHDSKISSDTPAPGDYSPEKVRQDTNLAYSFAGRHDLHKPSETPAPGAYSPEKVRLDHNPAFTMAGKYDQKILNGTPAPGDYSPEKCRLDHTPAYSFGGKNDPKVENHTPAPGDYHPEKVRLDHNPAFSFAGRHDLHKPSDTPAPGAYSPEKVRQDHNPAFSMAGKPVEKLTNGTPAPGDYCPENVRLDHTPAYTFGGKNDPKVENNTPAPGDYHPEKVRQDHNPAFSFAGRHDLHKPSYTPAPGAYCPEKVRQDHNPAFSMAGKHSQKVANDTPAPGDYSPEKVRLDHTPAYTFGGKNDPRVENNTPAPGDYHPEKVRQDHNPAFSFAGRHDLQKPSDTPAPGAYFPEKVRQDHNPAFTMAGKHDPKVSNDTPAPGDYSPEKVRLDYTPSFTFAGKNNPKIENDTPAPGDYHPEKVRQDHNPAFSFAGRHDLQKPSDTPAPGAYSPEKLRQDHNPAFSMAGKHIERIPNGTPAPGDYCPEKVRLDYTPSFTFGSKNDPRVENNTPAPGDYHPEKVRQDHVPAFSFAGRHDLQKLSETPAPGAYSPEKVRQDHNPAFTMAGKHDPKVTNETPAPGDYSPEKVRLDHNPAFSFAGRHDLQKPSETPAPGDYFPEKVRQDFNPAFTFAGKHDPRSLSESPAPGDYSPEKVRLDHAPAFSFGGKHDPKAEHHHPAPCDYAPEKVRLDHTPAYTIAGRPAADPVSQTPAPCDYHPEQCQVDSTPAFTFGMRLGRERFSDTPVRNNAECTTTTTSNNNAGSSTTTTTNHTNNNAGSSSTTTTTTTTTTKTFINGVEQPELQKKETTKQVNGTHKELKSAPPAPLSNGNVVSNGNHSKMVSTTTRIQEVAHAQKESGNLKVVASGKSDASATKAAAVSHQTVVHADGAIVSSGQSSRMQTVKYAVEASSVQEKIISS; encoded by the exons ATGAACAAG GTCGAGCTAAAACACAAGAACAAGGATCAGGGACCCTGCGCCCGGGTGCGTAAGATTCGTCCAATCAACATGGGCGGCAACGTGGAGCAGCGTCCTTGGACTCCAACTGTCAGGATCGGCAGGATCGCCGCCGAGACCACCAATCCGGGTCCAGCCACCGTGCAGCTTCCAACCTTGATCG GCAGCAAAGTTCCCGACTCGAAGAAGAAGGCCGCCCCCTCGTACTCCTTCGGGCACAAGTTGGGCGGCAAGTACGACACCTCCGGACCGGGTCCGGCCCAGTACAATGTCACGGGTATGCGGGCCAAGGGACGTGATTATCCCCGCGCCGCCACACTGCAGAGCAGGCCCAAGGAACTGACGCGCTTCTCGAATCCCGGACCAGGGGAATACGATGTGGTGCCGGCGGCCAAGGCGGTGATCGATGCCACGCCCAAGTACACCTTTGGCCAGCGGCCGGTGGCGTTGAAAACCTTCCAGATACCAG CTCCCGGCGCATATTGTCCGGAGAAGGTGAAGCTCAACAAGACGCCAGAGTTCAGTTTCGGCATCAAGCACCACGAACAGCGACCAGACTACACGCCAG CGCCTGGCACCTACAAGCCCGAGCAGGTGGTCCTTGAACACATGCCCGCCTACAGCTTCGGCTTGAAAACCAAGCACGTCCAGGTCAGCGACACTCCAG CACCCGGTGCCTACAGCCCCGAAAAGTCCCGGCTACACTCCACACCCGCCTACTCAATCGCCGGAAAGGCCTCCCACGACGTGGTCGATTGCACACCTG CACCCGGAGCATACGAACCCGAGAAGTGCGTCCTGGGCAGGACGCCTGCCTTCAGCTTTGGCCACCGCGCCGAGCTCGCCAAGTCCAGTGACACGCCCGCGCCGGGCACCTACAATCCGGAGAAGGTGCGCATGGACCACACGCCCGCATTCACCCTATCCGGCCGTCCGGAAACGAGGTCCGTCAGCGAGACTCCGGCGCCCGGTTCGTATGCCCCGGAAAAGTATCGCAACGATCGTACGCCGGCCTTCACCTTCGGCGGTAAGCACGAGCAGCGACTCGAGAGCTCCACTCCGGCACCAGGCGACTACTGTCCCGAAAAAGTGCGGCACGATCACAATCCCGCTTTCTCATTCGCCGGTCGCCACGATCTGCACAAGCCCAGCGACACACCAGCACCCGGCGCCTACGACACCGACAAAGTCCGGCAAGATCACAATCCGGCCTTCTCCTTTGCCGGGCGCCACGATCTGCACAAGCCCAGTGAAACGCCCGCTCCGGGCGCCTACTCTCCGGAGAAGGTGCGACAAGATCACACTCCTGCCTTCTCCATGGCCGGGAAGTACACTCAAAAGGTGTCCAGCGACAGTCCGGCACCTGGGGACTACTGTCCCGAGAAGGTCCGCCTGGACCACACTCCCGCCTACAGCTTTGGCGTGAAGAGTGATCCAAAGGTAGAGAATAGCACTCCGGCGCCGGGTGATTATCACCCCGAAAAGGTTAGGCAGGATCACAATCCCGCGTTCTCATTCGCCGGTCGTCATGAGCTTCAGAAACCAGACCACACTCCCGCACCTGGAGCCTACTTCCCGGAGAAAGTAAGGCTGGACCACAATCCAGCTTTCTCCATGGCGGGCAAGCATGATTCCAAGATTAGCAGTGACACACCTGCTCCTGGTGACTATAGCCCCGAGAAAGTCAGGCAAGACACTAACCTAGCGTACTCCTTTGCTGGCCGTCATGATCTCCACAAACCCAGCGAAACTCCCGCACCAGGTGCTTACTCGCCGGAGAAGGTGAGGCTGGATCACAATCCAGCTTTCACGATGGCTGGCAAGTACGATCAGAAGATCTTAAATGGCACTCCCGCCCCCGGAGACTACAGTCCCGAGAAGTGTAGATTGGACCACACACCCGCCTACAGTTTTGGCGGTAAGAATGATCCCAAAGTAGAAAACCACACGCCGGCTCCAGGGGATTACCATCCGGAGAAGGTGAGGCTGGACCACAATCCTGCGTTCTCCTTTGCCGGACGCCATGACCTTCATAAGCCCAGTGATACTCCTGCTCCAGGAGCCTACTCACCCGAGAAGGTACGTCAAGATCATAACCCAGCATTTTCCATGGCTGGCAAGCCGGTTGAAAAGCTGACTAATGGTACACCAGCTCCCGGAGATTACTGCCCGGAGAATGTGCGTTTAGACCATACTCCGGCCTACACTTTCGGTGGCAAAAACGATCCGAAAGTGGAGAACAATACTCCTGCTCCCGGGGACTATCACCCCGAAAAAGTCAGGCAAGATCATAACCCAGCGTTCTCCTTTGCTGGTCGCCATGATCTCCACAAGCCAAGTTATACGCCCGCCCCTGGTGCCTACTGTCCGGAGAAGGTCCGTCAGGATCACAATCCGGCCTTCTCAATGGCGGGTAAGCACAGTCAAAAGGTCGCCAACGACACTCCAGCTCCGGGCGATTACAGTCCGGAAAAGGTGCGTCTAGATCACACACCTGCCTATACTTTTGGGGGAAAGAATGATCCCCGAGTGGAGAACAATACCCCAGCTCCAGGTGATTATCATCCCGAGAAAGTCAGGCAAGATCATAACCCAGCATTCTCCTTCGCTGGCCGTCATGATCTCCAGAAACCTAGCGACACTCCTGCTCCTGGAGCCTATTTTCCTGAAAAAGTCCGACAGGATCATAATCCTGCCTTCACAATGGCTGGCAAGCATGATCCTAAGGTTTCCAATGATACTCCTGCCCCGGGCGACTACAGTCCCGAAAAGGTGCGTCTAGATTACACACCTTCCTTCACCTTTGCTGGTAAAAATAATCCCAAAATTGAGAACGATACCCCAGCTCCAGGTGACTATCATCCCGAGAAGGTTAGACAAGATCACAATCCTGCCTTTTCCTTTGCGGGTAGGCACGATCTTCAGAAGCCCAGTGACACTCCTGCTCCAGGAGCATACTCGCCGGAGAAGCTGAGGCAAGATCACAATCCCGCATTCTCCATGGCTGGTAAACACATTGAGAGGATTCCCAATGGCACGCCAGCTCCAGGTGACTACTGTCCCGAGAAGGTTCGTTTAGATTACACTCCCTCTTTCACATTTGGGAGCAAGAATGACCCTCGGGTGGAGAACAACACACCGGCGCCAGGAGATTATCATCCTGAAAAGGTTAGGCAAGATCATGTACCCGCATTTTCCTTCGCCGGCCGTCATGACCTGCAGAAGCTCAGTGAGACTCCTGCCCCCGGAGCTTACTCCCCCGAGAAAGTTAGGCAAGATCACAATCCCGCCTTTACAATGGCCGGCAAGCATGACCCAAAGGTGACCAATGAGACCCCGGCACCAGGTGACTACAGTCCCGAGAAAGTAAGGCTAGATCACAATCCCGCCTTCTCCTTCGCCGGTCGCCACGACCTGCAGAAGCCGAGTGAAACGCCCGCACCCGGAGACTACTTCCCGGAGAAGGTCAGGCAGGACTTCAACCCGGCGTTCACCTTCGCCGGCAAACACGATCCCAGATCGCTGAGTGAATCACCCGCTCCCGGCGACTACAGCCCCGAGAAGGTGCGACTGGACCATGCACCCGCTTTCAGCTTTGGCGGCAAGCACGACCCCAAGGCGGAGCACCATCATCCCGCGCCATGCGACTACGCCCCCGAGAAAGTGCGTCTCGACCATACACCCGCCTACACCATTGCAGGTCGTCCAGCCGCCGATCCCGTGAGCCAGACGCCGGCTCCCTGCGACTACCATCCGGAGCAGTGCCAGGTGGACAGCACGCCAGCGTTCACCTTCGGCATGCGACTGGGAAGGGAGCGCTTCTCCGATACGCCAG TACGCAACAACGCGGAATGCACCACCACAACtaccagcaacaacaacgctggtagcagcaccaccacaaccaccaaccacaccaacaacaatgctggcagcagcagcaccaccaccacaacaaccaccaccaccacaaagACCTTCATAAACGGAGTGGAGCAGCCGGAGCTGCAGAAGAAGGAGACCACCAAGCAGGTGAATGGCACCCACAAGGAGCTTAAGtccgcaccaccagcaccactgAGCAATGGCAATGTCGTTTCCAATGGCAACCACTCCAAGATGGTCAGCACTACCACCAGGATTCAGGAAGTTGCCCACGCACAGAAGGAGAGTGGCAACCTGAAGGTGGTGGCCAGCGGTAAGTCGGATGCCAGTGCCACCAAGGCGGCGGCCGTGAGCCACCAGACTGTGGTGCATGCGGATGGCGCCATCGTCAGCAGTGGCCAGTCCTCGAGGATGCAGACGGTCAAGTACGCTGTGGAGGCGAGCAGCGTGCAGGAGAAGATTATCAG CTCCTAA
- the LOC120446412 gene encoding uncharacterized protein LOC120446412 isoform X6 encodes MNKVELKHKNKDQGPCARVRKIRPINMGGNVEQRPWTPTVRIGRIAAETTNPGPATVQLPTLIGSKVPDSKKKAAPSYSFGHKLGGKYDTSGPGPAQYNVTGMRAKGRDYPRAATLQSRPKELTRFSNPGPGEYDVVPAAKAVIDATPKYTFGQRPVALKTFQIPAPGAYCPEKVKLNKTPEFSFGIKHHEQRPDYTPAPGTYKPEQVVLEHMPAYSFGLKTKHVQVSDTPAPGAYSPEKSRLHSTPAYSIAGKASHDVVDCTPAPGAYEPEKCVLGRTPAFSFGHRAELAKSSDTPAPGTYNPEKVRMDHTPAFTLSGRPETRSVSETPAPGSYAPEKYRNDRTPAFTFGGKHEQRLESSTPAPGDYCPEKVRHDHNPAFSFAGRHDLHKPSDTPAPGAYDTDKVRQDHNPAFSFAGRHDLHKPSETPAPGAYSPEKVRQDHTPAFSMAGKYTQKVSSDSPAPGDYCPEKVRLDHTPAYSFGVKSDPKVENSTPAPGDYHPEKVRQDHNPAFSFAGRHELQKPDHTPAPGAYFPEKVRLDHNPAFSMAGKHDSKISSDTPAPGDYSPEKVRQDTNLAYSFAGRHDLHKPSETPAPGAYSPEKVRLDHNPAFTMAGKYDQKILNGTPAPGDYSPEKCRLDHTPAYSFGGKNDPKVENHTPAPGDYHPEKVRLDHNPAFSFAGRHDLHKPSDTPAPGAYSPEKVRQDHNPAFSMAGKPVEKLTNGTPAPGDYCPENVRLDHTPAYTFGGKNDPKVENNTPAPGDYHPEKVRQDHNPAFSFAGRHDLHKPSYTPAPGAYCPEKVRQDHNPAFSMAGKHSQKVANDTPAPGDYSPEKVRLDHTPAYTFGGKNDPRVENNTPAPGDYHPEKVRQDHNPAFSFAGRHDLQKPSDTPAPGAYFPEKVRQDHNPAFTMAGKHDPKVSNDTPAPGDYSPEKVRLDYTPSFTFAGKNNPKIENDTPAPGDYHPEKVRQDHNPAFSFAGRHDLQKPSDTPAPGAYSPEKLRQDHNPAFSMAGKHIERIPNGTPAPGDYCPEKVRLDYTPSFTFGSKNDPRVENNTPAPGDYHPEKVRQDHVPAFSFAGRHDLQKLSETPAPGAYSPEKVRQDHNPAFTMAGKHDPKVTNETPAPGDYSPEKVRLDHNPAFSFAGRHDLQKPSETPAPGDYFPEKVRQDFNPAFTFAGKHDPRSLSESPAPGDYSPEKVRLDHAPAFSFGGKHDPKAEHHHPAPCDYAPEKVRLDHTPAYTIAGRPAADPVSQTPAPCDYHPEQCQVDSTPAFTFGMRLGRERFSDTPAPSAYEPEKHSLHSTPAYSFGTKSDIRVTTDAPAPGHYHPEQCRLDSSPAYSFGLKTVPTASLPVRNNAECTTTTTSNNNAGSSTTTTTNHTNNNAGSSSTTTTTTTTTTKTFINGVEQPELQKKETTKQVNGTHKELKSAPPAPLSNGNVVSNGNHSKMVSTTTRIQEVAHAQKESGNLKVVASGKSDASATKAAAVSHQTVVHADGAIVSSGQSSRMQTVKYAVEASSVQEKIISS; translated from the exons ATGAACAAG GTCGAGCTAAAACACAAGAACAAGGATCAGGGACCCTGCGCCCGGGTGCGTAAGATTCGTCCAATCAACATGGGCGGCAACGTGGAGCAGCGTCCTTGGACTCCAACTGTCAGGATCGGCAGGATCGCCGCCGAGACCACCAATCCGGGTCCAGCCACCGTGCAGCTTCCAACCTTGATCG GCAGCAAAGTTCCCGACTCGAAGAAGAAGGCCGCCCCCTCGTACTCCTTCGGGCACAAGTTGGGCGGCAAGTACGACACCTCCGGACCGGGTCCGGCCCAGTACAATGTCACGGGTATGCGGGCCAAGGGACGTGATTATCCCCGCGCCGCCACACTGCAGAGCAGGCCCAAGGAACTGACGCGCTTCTCGAATCCCGGACCAGGGGAATACGATGTGGTGCCGGCGGCCAAGGCGGTGATCGATGCCACGCCCAAGTACACCTTTGGCCAGCGGCCGGTGGCGTTGAAAACCTTCCAGATACCAG CTCCCGGCGCATATTGTCCGGAGAAGGTGAAGCTCAACAAGACGCCAGAGTTCAGTTTCGGCATCAAGCACCACGAACAGCGACCAGACTACACGCCAG CGCCTGGCACCTACAAGCCCGAGCAGGTGGTCCTTGAACACATGCCCGCCTACAGCTTCGGCTTGAAAACCAAGCACGTCCAGGTCAGCGACACTCCAG CACCCGGTGCCTACAGCCCCGAAAAGTCCCGGCTACACTCCACACCCGCCTACTCAATCGCCGGAAAGGCCTCCCACGACGTGGTCGATTGCACACCTG CACCCGGAGCATACGAACCCGAGAAGTGCGTCCTGGGCAGGACGCCTGCCTTCAGCTTTGGCCACCGCGCCGAGCTCGCCAAGTCCAGTGACACGCCCGCGCCGGGCACCTACAATCCGGAGAAGGTGCGCATGGACCACACGCCCGCATTCACCCTATCCGGCCGTCCGGAAACGAGGTCCGTCAGCGAGACTCCGGCGCCCGGTTCGTATGCCCCGGAAAAGTATCGCAACGATCGTACGCCGGCCTTCACCTTCGGCGGTAAGCACGAGCAGCGACTCGAGAGCTCCACTCCGGCACCAGGCGACTACTGTCCCGAAAAAGTGCGGCACGATCACAATCCCGCTTTCTCATTCGCCGGTCGCCACGATCTGCACAAGCCCAGCGACACACCAGCACCCGGCGCCTACGACACCGACAAAGTCCGGCAAGATCACAATCCGGCCTTCTCCTTTGCCGGGCGCCACGATCTGCACAAGCCCAGTGAAACGCCCGCTCCGGGCGCCTACTCTCCGGAGAAGGTGCGACAAGATCACACTCCTGCCTTCTCCATGGCCGGGAAGTACACTCAAAAGGTGTCCAGCGACAGTCCGGCACCTGGGGACTACTGTCCCGAGAAGGTCCGCCTGGACCACACTCCCGCCTACAGCTTTGGCGTGAAGAGTGATCCAAAGGTAGAGAATAGCACTCCGGCGCCGGGTGATTATCACCCCGAAAAGGTTAGGCAGGATCACAATCCCGCGTTCTCATTCGCCGGTCGTCATGAGCTTCAGAAACCAGACCACACTCCCGCACCTGGAGCCTACTTCCCGGAGAAAGTAAGGCTGGACCACAATCCAGCTTTCTCCATGGCGGGCAAGCATGATTCCAAGATTAGCAGTGACACACCTGCTCCTGGTGACTATAGCCCCGAGAAAGTCAGGCAAGACACTAACCTAGCGTACTCCTTTGCTGGCCGTCATGATCTCCACAAACCCAGCGAAACTCCCGCACCAGGTGCTTACTCGCCGGAGAAGGTGAGGCTGGATCACAATCCAGCTTTCACGATGGCTGGCAAGTACGATCAGAAGATCTTAAATGGCACTCCCGCCCCCGGAGACTACAGTCCCGAGAAGTGTAGATTGGACCACACACCCGCCTACAGTTTTGGCGGTAAGAATGATCCCAAAGTAGAAAACCACACGCCGGCTCCAGGGGATTACCATCCGGAGAAGGTGAGGCTGGACCACAATCCTGCGTTCTCCTTTGCCGGACGCCATGACCTTCATAAGCCCAGTGATACTCCTGCTCCAGGAGCCTACTCACCCGAGAAGGTACGTCAAGATCATAACCCAGCATTTTCCATGGCTGGCAAGCCGGTTGAAAAGCTGACTAATGGTACACCAGCTCCCGGAGATTACTGCCCGGAGAATGTGCGTTTAGACCATACTCCGGCCTACACTTTCGGTGGCAAAAACGATCCGAAAGTGGAGAACAATACTCCTGCTCCCGGGGACTATCACCCCGAAAAAGTCAGGCAAGATCATAACCCAGCGTTCTCCTTTGCTGGTCGCCATGATCTCCACAAGCCAAGTTATACGCCCGCCCCTGGTGCCTACTGTCCGGAGAAGGTCCGTCAGGATCACAATCCGGCCTTCTCAATGGCGGGTAAGCACAGTCAAAAGGTCGCCAACGACACTCCAGCTCCGGGCGATTACAGTCCGGAAAAGGTGCGTCTAGATCACACACCTGCCTATACTTTTGGGGGAAAGAATGATCCCCGAGTGGAGAACAATACCCCAGCTCCAGGTGATTATCATCCCGAGAAAGTCAGGCAAGATCATAACCCAGCATTCTCCTTCGCTGGCCGTCATGATCTCCAGAAACCTAGCGACACTCCTGCTCCTGGAGCCTATTTTCCTGAAAAAGTCCGACAGGATCATAATCCTGCCTTCACAATGGCTGGCAAGCATGATCCTAAGGTTTCCAATGATACTCCTGCCCCGGGCGACTACAGTCCCGAAAAGGTGCGTCTAGATTACACACCTTCCTTCACCTTTGCTGGTAAAAATAATCCCAAAATTGAGAACGATACCCCAGCTCCAGGTGACTATCATCCCGAGAAGGTTAGACAAGATCACAATCCTGCCTTTTCCTTTGCGGGTAGGCACGATCTTCAGAAGCCCAGTGACACTCCTGCTCCAGGAGCATACTCGCCGGAGAAGCTGAGGCAAGATCACAATCCCGCATTCTCCATGGCTGGTAAACACATTGAGAGGATTCCCAATGGCACGCCAGCTCCAGGTGACTACTGTCCCGAGAAGGTTCGTTTAGATTACACTCCCTCTTTCACATTTGGGAGCAAGAATGACCCTCGGGTGGAGAACAACACACCGGCGCCAGGAGATTATCATCCTGAAAAGGTTAGGCAAGATCATGTACCCGCATTTTCCTTCGCCGGCCGTCATGACCTGCAGAAGCTCAGTGAGACTCCTGCCCCCGGAGCTTACTCCCCCGAGAAAGTTAGGCAAGATCACAATCCCGCCTTTACAATGGCCGGCAAGCATGACCCAAAGGTGACCAATGAGACCCCGGCACCAGGTGACTACAGTCCCGAGAAAGTAAGGCTAGATCACAATCCCGCCTTCTCCTTCGCCGGTCGCCACGACCTGCAGAAGCCGAGTGAAACGCCCGCACCCGGAGACTACTTCCCGGAGAAGGTCAGGCAGGACTTCAACCCGGCGTTCACCTTCGCCGGCAAACACGATCCCAGATCGCTGAGTGAATCACCCGCTCCCGGCGACTACAGCCCCGAGAAGGTGCGACTGGACCATGCACCCGCTTTCAGCTTTGGCGGCAAGCACGACCCCAAGGCGGAGCACCATCATCCCGCGCCATGCGACTACGCCCCCGAGAAAGTGCGTCTCGACCATACACCCGCCTACACCATTGCAGGTCGTCCAGCCGCCGATCCCGTGAGCCAGACGCCGGCTCCCTGCGACTACCATCCGGAGCAGTGCCAGGTGGACAGCACGCCAGCGTTCACCTTCGGCATGCGACTGGGAAGGGAGCGCTTCTCCGATACGCCAG CACCCTCCGCTTACGAGCCGGAAAAGCACTCACTGCACTCCACACCCGCCTACAGCTTCGGCACCAAGTCGGATATCCGCGTGACCACCGATGCCCCAG CACCTGGTCACTATCATCCCGAGCAGTGCAGGCTGGACAGCTCGCCAGCCTACAGCTTTGGCCTGAAGACCGTGCCCACTGCTTCGCTTCCAG TACGCAACAACGCGGAATGCACCACCACAACtaccagcaacaacaacgctggtagcagcaccaccacaaccaccaaccacaccaacaacaatgctggcagcagcagcaccaccaccacaacaaccaccaccaccacaaagACCTTCATAAACGGAGTGGAGCAGCCGGAGCTGCAGAAGAAGGAGACCACCAAGCAGGTGAATGGCACCCACAAGGAGCTTAAGtccgcaccaccagcaccactgAGCAATGGCAATGTCGTTTCCAATGGCAACCACTCCAAGATGGTCAGCACTACCACCAGGATTCAGGAAGTTGCCCACGCACAGAAGGAGAGTGGCAACCTGAAGGTGGTGGCCAGCGGTAAGTCGGATGCCAGTGCCACCAAGGCGGCGGCCGTGAGCCACCAGACTGTGGTGCATGCGGATGGCGCCATCGTCAGCAGTGGCCAGTCCTCGAGGATGCAGACGGTCAAGTACGCTGTGGAGGCGAGCAGCGTGCAGGAGAAGATTATCAG CTCCTAA